The genomic interval TATTACTGTTACAGGCAACAACAACGGAAAAAtaagaagaggaaacaaaacatcaaaaagaaaagtgataTAGTTTTATCTACTGTAACAAACAGCTGTGCAACTGAATATAAGGTACAAGCTTTTCTTACCTGGATAGTTTCTGCATCTCCTGGGTGAAGTACAATCACAACCCTTTTTAGGTGCTTGGGGTGTTTCTTTTTGCTAAACTCTAAGATTTGATCCAGCATCAAAGAGGCTATGAGATCTGTTGGGAAACCCAGGTTTTCAGGGCCAATGGCTGGCAGGGATATGGAAGTCAGATTATTATTTTCTGCCATCTCCAAACAATCCTTAAAGATTCCACTTAAACACTGTAagacaacaaataaatactATTTATGATAATAATGACATTTAAATTCAGTAATATGCATGTCATCAATTTTATATTGTAGAGAATATTTATCCAGCACTATAAATAATGTAATACGTTACCTTTTCTGCTGTGCCTTGGCCGTTATCCCAGTGAGGTGCAATTGCATGAAATACTTTTTTGCTGTTTAGGTTGCAGCCCTCTGTAACAATGACCTCACCAACATTTCCATTTGCACCCTGTGCATTTATTAACTGCTGAAGTTTGGGTCCAGCTGCACGCAAGATGCCTTTTGAAACTGCACCTTTGTTCAAGTCAAGGTCTGAAGATATCATACTCACCAACACCTCTGtctaaaaatgtgttaaaatagtTAATAGTTAGCAGCCCACCAGAGTAAAAGAGTAACAATCAATCATATAAAATAATTTACTTCTAAAGATAATTACTCTGTAGGAATTTTTCCATATTAAAGTAATTATTTGCTCAtaataaagtataataaaaatccAAACTACCATGGCAGCCTCTATGCTTCCCTTTATAAGAATGATGTCCAGCCTCTCTTTGGTTTGCATACGATAGAAGTACAGGTCAGATCCAGTAGGCTGCAAAACTGATGGTTTAGGAGGTTTGGGAAGAGTTTGTTGAGAATGAGTCACACCAAGATTTCCAAACTCCTGTCTGACAGCATCCACCATGTCCTGAACAGCAACATCATCAATGTTCACCAAATGGATCTTCTGCAAGGTGATGTCATCATATTTTTCATCACAATACTCCTTCAGTGCTCTGACAATGGCAAGTTCACACTGCTTGAAGGGGAAGCAGCCAAGGCCGCTGCCAATGGAAGGAAGAGCTACTGAAAcacacccactggtttctgcaAGTTCTAAGCTTCCTTTAACAGCTTTTTTCAACTGAGCCCAGGCTGTTTGAGGTTTATCTTTGTCAAACTTGGGTCCTACAACATGGATGACTTTCTGGCAACAAAGCTGCCCTCCTGCACCAGTTATGACACAGTCTCCTGGCTTCAGTTGTCCCATTGTTTTAATTATGTTATCACATTCATCCTGTAACTGAGGACCAGCAGCCTTCAAAAGCGCTGCTGCAAGACCTGCATTATGTTTCAAGTCTTGATTAGATGGACTGACAATTGCCTGCACTGGGTAACTGCACATATCTGCCTTGCAAACAGCTATTTCCACTCCTTCAGGTGTCTTAAATTGGTATAAAGTTTTTGGCACTTGTTTGAAGGCCAAGCTGTCTCCTCCACCAGTCTCATCAACCAGTTGGACCAAGCAaccagttttttgtttgatttcagaaaaatacacagtttcATTTTCCTGAAAAAGCTTCTTTGCTCCACACTTGTAGACATTCAGACTGTCAAAGACTACAGAAGAGACTGCACCTTCAACTACAGTCTTGCAACGTGTCACATCCACTCTAGAACcactcagacagatggcctcatttCTGTAAGACACTTTCACCTTGTCTTTCACTTTCTCCAACCAATTTGTGTTGAAATGTTTCAAGTATTCAATGACAATATCAGCTTTGACCACAACAGTTTCTTCAATCTGAGCATTCTGTGTTAAGAAGTCATTAAGTTGATGGCCAACATTTATGACATTATGCTTGTAGCCAGACACCACAACTTGTTGAGCAGTGGTGTTGATTCGAGTCCTGCATGGTTTACTGTTAGCTTGTTCTAACTGACTGACCAGCTGCTGCCACTCTGGCTTCTTCAGGACATTACTGTCTTCAACACTGATGAACTGAGATGTTAGCAACTGTGTCAGATGGTCTTGAGCATTAGACAGATCTCTGTCAGAAACAGCAACTAGCTGCACCCTGTTTCCACTGATGTCGAATGCTGCATTTATTTGATGAGATGTGAGGAGAGCATCTGTAAGCTCCTCTTCTTGCTCATGTTTTAACAGTTCCAGCAtgtaattatctattttcagattattttgttttaatgcaaGTACTGCTTTAAATATAACTTCTCTCGCTTTAGTAATCTCTTCTCCTAAGCCAGTTATTTTCAGATTTGGACTCTCTGGTGACATTTTGAGTTCTGGATACATTTGTAGAAGCTTATCCTCGAGACCATCTTTACACAGGAGGTAAAAAATTGATGGTGACACTTTGATCTGTTCAGTTTTACTGGACCTCTGCCTGTGGACCTGTTTTGCAATCTTATTAATAATTTCAGAAAGTGATCTCTCTAGTCTGTTGATGTCACTGACAAGACCAGCCACTGATAAAACACCACTGGCTTTATCAGGTACAACAATCACATCTTCATTCAGTAGCTTCTCTCTGAGCTTTTTCTCAGACTCTTCCCATGTCTCTGGATCTGGATGGAACTTCAGGGATTTGAACTTTGACACAGATTGCGCAAAGGCTGACTTCACAGTATCACTCCATTCTCTGATGAGGACTTTGGCATCCTTTTGCTTTAGTAAAGAAGATACAGGACTCAAGGTCACAGTGTCAGTTTGGCCGAGGGTTATGTTGCAaaattgtttttccatttcactACAGATGGTCTGTGCTGCTGATTTTTTGTAAGCCAGATATCTCAGGACAGTGCTGTCGATGGGCTCAGAGATGGCAGCAGGAAATTTTAGTGAAGGCTTATCTTTGCCATAGAGGGCCCTTCCCAAAGATTTATAAAAAGGATAAACTCTGATCTCTTCCTTCTTGATGGAATGCTTCTTCTTCATGATCTTTTTAAAAgctgtgaatttaaaaaaaatgactgtacaTTATTAACATATAACAATTACAGTAATATCTAAAAAGTAGTATATGTGAATTACCTTGATGGTCTTTAAATGTGATGACGGCAGACTGTTCTACTTCATTAACTATGACATCTTCCACATCCCCAccttcattttcaaaataaggATGAAGGTATTCTTCACTGTTGTAGTGAACTAGAACTTGATTGGTGACTTCGAGAGGTCGGACTGACAATCCCTTCTTTGTGAACATCTTGTTTTGGGGGCATCTTGCCAAAaagtcagtgttttctgtgtagtagtggttaaaaaaaggaattttaTTACAAACTCCACAGGATTCCTTTAATGATCTTTGCTGATTTAATGATGAGTAGACTAGTTTTTTAGGATATGttatcagtttatttataatCAGCAATTTAATATTCTGTCTTGTACAGCATATAGCGTACACGTCAACTATCACTACTTGTGGTAAGGTCGACTTTTTGGTAAATTCACCAGACCACTCAAAACTCATTCAGGAGCTTtctttttacatgtttgttaGCCTGGtacctagttttttttttttttacttttttggatTGTGCGTGCCCTTATCTTCATTTAGACTTTTTGGTGCCACCCATTAGTTTAGAAACTGTATTTATGTCAGCTTATTTTTATGCAATGAACATGTTATCTTCTAGTATTAACTTTTAAATCAGTCACGATGTTCTATGTTAATGATTTTTGGAATATGTTTTGCAAGAGAAATTTCAGTATGAATAGACAATAAAAGTCCACGTTATCATAAACATGgacttttcattttgaaatgtgtaCCTTTTACACTTTGGAAAGTCACCACAGCAGAGGAGATGTCAGGAAGGACTTCTAAAGTGAAGCTTTGGGAGGAAGATGTTGAATCATGAGTCTTTACAATGTTTTCCACCAACATTTTCAAAACCTCCTGGTTGATGTTATTAGGAATATTCCCTAACAGAGCCGAGGTGGAACGCAGGGCTTCATCCACTGTATCGTTTTCTTTGCCTTTGGACTCTCTTTGGACTTTGGCTGCAGTCCTGCTTTCATCGGTACTTGACAGTTTGTTGGTCACAGAAACATCTGCTGTTAGTGAGACATCTATGTCAAGTCAATGAACAAATTTCTTAGAACATAGAACACCACGAATTCAAATGTCTAACTATGTTAAGTTTAAAATGGGTTTACAGATTTTAGATTTTGGTGGCCTTGAAGACTTGTCTTTGCCAAAGAAGGTTATTCCCAAACATTTATAAAAAGAAGAACTTCTGGTCATTTCCTTCTTGATGGAATGCTTCTTCTTCGTAGTCTTTTTAACAGctgtaatagaaaaaaaaaatactctgacaAACATGTAAAATCCTGTAGACATTTTCCTGTTCACCCAGCTCAACAGCATGCGTCAGCTACAACTAATAACTGCAATGCCATGCAACACTTTTGTTTTAAAGACAACATGTTCTAAACTCGAACATGTGAACATGAACAAAACAATATTAtatagaaataatttttcacaagttttttaaaaagaaaactaaataatGGACAAAATCATTTGAGgtcatttgtatttttagattCCATGAATAAATTCATTGCATGCATAAACTGGGTAACATAAGATTGATATGTTTCGAAACTGCTTACatgattaaacatttatttgtaacaaacagaaaacttttGTAGAGCATGTTAATTGTATATTTAACTTTTATTCAGTACTTACACTTCACGTTGTCTTCAtcactgtcatgtcctgggccgttggcccagcgttttgtgttagtttatttcctagtgttgtgatatgtctgcgtctctgtcctgagtctgtgcctgttccccgtgtttagtcagtatgttccttggtttgtcacttcctgtttattttgacagtctggttttcctgtgctttgtgttcagctttgcttcccctgtgtaattagtttcatttgcctcacctgttgttccctgctgtttcctcttgccctgattacccagtgtgtacttaagccctcagttttgttttgttctctgttgcgtcgttgatgttttgtgcccgcatgttcctgtgttccctgtgcctgcccttcgtctccctgtgcctcccttccaaggtttttgtatttgtgtttcccccgttgaaataaatcccctttttagttatgtttgcttctggagtccttcatgtgagtccttcctcgtccgttccctccccggccatgacagaacgacgcaaccatactaaagaccctgcaagctccggccgctacaatggcactcgcctggcgctggggggaccagcttttttgaacggtccccggcgacgccgctcaccgcccccgcctaaaccgcaggtctgccgcgtgggcggactgtttttggcgccggccgctccctcacctgtcactccgctcgcTGGCCCCTCCTGTCCTCAGCagtcgccgcagccacggaggacgagataccggaggaagcggagagacgttttcctggagccagcgcccggaatgactccagaggagtcatttttccgattcctgggtcacaggggtccctggcctcccaccacttccgcgtcaccactgcctgctgctgacggaggaagaccaagctcccggcagcatcagagagaatcgccgcgggagcagagcggtataacgccgcggagacggtcactctcgcctcagtcagctgtagcgccagctcagTCTCAGCCTTCCCAGTCAGccgcagctctccctagctctcagtcgcagtgttcccagtcagctgtggctccagctcctcctcggtcgcagtgttcccagtcagctgtggctccagctcctcctcggtcgcagtgttcccagtcagctgtggctccagctcctcctcggtcaccgtgttcccagtcagctgtagcttctctctctcgtcagttagctccagctccctctgctccagctcccttagctccatcttcccctgcacccgcacctgttccgcgggtgggggcagccagacccaagccttcgcatcggttttctgcgttagctgcagcagcagggtctcagtcagctctagctccagtcgctccccctcgccttcagtcagctctagctccagtcgctccctctcgccttcagtcagctctagctccagtcgctccccctcgccttcagtcagctctagctccagtcgctccccctcgccttcagtcagctctagctccagtcgctccccctcgccttcagtcagctctagctccagtcgctccccctcgccttcagtcagctctagctccagtcgctccccctcgccttcagtcagctctagctccagtcgctccccctcgccttcagtcagccccagctccagtcgcttcccctcgccttcagtcagccccagctccagtcgctccctgtccactccagtctcagtcagccccagtagctcttcctcggtccccggtgtcagctgtttctgtgccctctcagtcTGCTCCCTCCGCTTTAACGTCAGTTAGCTCCGTAATCCCCTTGGACCCTTCAGTCAGTTCGGTTTTGGtctcttcatctgcagtttttccatctttagtcgcagttccctcagctccggcTCCCTCGGTAGCTCCAGTAATGACAGcttgcccagtgtcagctcttcctagctctcagtcagtctccacgcagactGCTCCCCGTAGCGTtcagtcagcttccacgcagccagatctccctagctctcggtcagtttccacgcagccagatctccctagctctcggtcagtttccacgcagccagatctccctagctctcggtcagtttccacgcagccagatctccctagctctcggtcagtttccacgcagtcggcatgctctagctcgcagtctgcctccacgcagtctgctctccctagctcgcagtctgctctccctagctcgcagtctgctctccctagctcgcagtctgctctccctagctcgcagtctgctctccctagctctcagtcgggttccacgcagtcggcatgctctagctcgcagtctgcctccacgcagtctgctctccctagctcgcagtctgctctccctagctcgcagtctgcttccacgcagccagtcgtctcccggcctgcttccacgcagccagtcgtctcccggcctgcttccacgcagccagtcgtctcccggcctgcttccacgcagccagtcgtctcccggcctgcttccacgcagccagtcgtctcccggcctgcttccacgcagccagtcgtctcccggcctgcttccacgcagccagtcgtctcccggcctgcttccacgcagccagtcgtctcccggcctgcttccacgcagccagtcgtctcccggcctgcttccacgcagccagtcgtctcccggcctgcttccacgcagccagtcgtctcccggcctgcttccacgcagcccatagcgtcagctcccatgcagtcccctgcaccttggctattccccgagcggcccctgctgctcaataaagcagcagtgtgccctgttccgcagtcccagcctgcgcatccggagcctcaccatgtaggccccgttcagcccaagggctcagctcagtccgagccgccagggggtcccgctcagtccgagcgctccgagcctgagggtcccgctcagtccgagccgttgggggtctccgctcagtccgagccgatgggggtctccgctcagtccgagccaatgggggtctccgctcagtccgagcgctccgtgccagagggccccgctcagtccgagccgatgggggtctccgctcagtccgagccagggggtcccgctcagtccgagccgatgggggtctccgctcagtccgagccagggggtcccgctcagtccgagccgatgggggtctccgctcagtccgagcgctccgcgccagagggtcccgctcagtccgagccgatgggggtctccgctcagtccgagccgatgggggtctccgctcagtccgagccgatgggggtctccgctcagtccgagccagggggtcccgctcagtccgagcgctccgcgccagagggtcccgctcagtccgagcgctccgcgccagagggtcccgctcagtccgagccgatgggggtctccgctcagtccgagcgctccgcgccagagggtcccgctcagtccgagccgatgggggtctccgctcagtccgagcgctccgcgccagagggtcccgctcagtccgagccgatgggggtctccgctcagtccgagccgatgggggtctccgctcagtccgagcgctccgagccagggggtcccgctcagtccgagccggtgggggtctctgctcagtccgagcgctccacgtcacccgagggttccccaccagagcccggggtcacccttctccgccgccgcatgccccgcggtcggcctccagtgtctgctccccgtcgccgccgccgcccgccccgcggtcggcctccagtgacccctcctcgtcgccgccgcctgccgcgtggtcggcctccagtgactcctcctcgtcgtcgccgccgccgctgggtgcgcggtcggcctccagtgactcctcctcgtcgtcgccgccgccgctgggagcgcggtcggcctccagtgactccccctcgtcgtcgccgccgccgctgggagcgcggtcggcctccagtgactccccctcgtcgtcgccgccgccgctgggagcgcggtcggcctccagtgactccccctcgtcgtcgccgccgccgctgggagcgcggtcggcctccagtgactccccctcgtcgtcgccgccgccgctgggagcgcggtcggcctccagtgactccccctcgtcgtcgccgccgccgctgggagcgcggtcggcctccagtgactccccctcgtcgtcgccgccgccgctgggagcgcgggcggcctccagtgattccttctcgtcctcgtcgccgccgccgctgggagcgcggtcggcctccctcgttgggattttgctttgtggccccttggcctctgcggcctcctgaactgtgtgttttttgtttttggatttcccactgactcccctgaactgtggactgtttttttcccctgctgttttttgttttttcatagctcctggactgttccttgtttcgaccccctgttttggactgtctccggccttgtgccgtcgccttttgttctggtcctgtgtttttgttttcttccggtacgggtttgatttgttttgttcacgccctgtgatttctgttttgctccctgtctttgtttttgtttcgggccctccctcctggtcccccgcctcccgcccttgtctggttttgttttctggttttggccgtcgggagccggcctttgagggggggggtactgtcatgtcctgggccgttggcccagcgttttgtgttagtttatttcctagtgttgtgatatgtctgcgtctctgtcctgagtctgtgcctgttccccgtgtttagtcagtatgttccttggtttgtcacttcctgtttattttgacagtctggttttcctgtgctttgtgttcagctttgcttcccctgtgtaattagtttcatttgcctcacctgttgttccctgctgtttcctcttgccctgattacccagtgtgtacttaagccctcagttttgttttgttctctgttgcgtcgttgatgttttgtgcccgcatgttcctgtgttccctgtgcctgcccttcgtctccctgtgcctcccttccaaggtttttgtatttgtgtttcccccgttgaaataaatcccctttttagttatgtttgcttctggagtccttcatgtgagtccttcctcgtccgttccctccccggccatgacaatcACATGGGGAGTCCTGTGcaacaaaatatacattttagtcacttaaaaaaaaaaaaaaatatatatatatatatatatagccataATTTGGAGTCTGA from Archocentrus centrarchus isolate MPI-CPG fArcCen1 chromosome 21, fArcCen1, whole genome shotgun sequence carries:
- the LOC115800623 gene encoding protein mono-ADP-ribosyltransferase PARP14-like — protein: MADAYSYPLLVELEETNIPRLKIKLLKYFLSEESNGGECEVEYENGSRTAMVHFRRERDQRNVLAKDSHQISLEKSVLKLTVCLPPEEKSSQDSPYVSLTADVSVTNKLSSTDESRTAAKVQRESKGKENDTVDEALRSTSALLGNIPNNINQEVLKMLVENIVKTHDSTSSSQSFTLEVLPDISSAVVTFQSVKENTDFLARCPQNKMFTKKGLSVRPLEVTNQVLVHYNSEEYLHPYFENEGGDVEDVIVNEVEQSAVITFKDHQAFKKIMKKKHSIKKEEIRVYPFYKSLGRALYGKDKPSLKFPAAISEPIDTFAQSVSKFKSLKFHPDPETWEESEKKLREKLLNEDVIVVPDKASGVLSVAGLVSDINRLEREEITKAREVIFKAVLALKQNNLKIDNYMLELLKHEQEEELTDALLTSHQINAAFDISGNRVQLVAVSDRDLSNAQDHLTQLLTSQFISVEDSNVLKKPEWQQLVSQLEQANSKPCRTRINTTAQQVVVSGYKHNVINVGHQLNDFLTQNAQIEETVVVKADIVIEYLKHFNTNWLEKVKDKVKVSYRNEAICLSGSRVDVTRCKTVVEGAVSSVVFDSLNVYKCGAKKLFQENETVYFSEIKQKTGCLVQLVDETGGGDSLAFKQVPKTLYQFKTPEGVEIAVCKADMCSYPVQAIVSPSNQDLKHNAGLAAALLKAAGPQLQDECDNIIKTMGQLKPGDCVITGAGGQLCCQKVIHVVGPKFDKDKPQTAWAQLKKAVKGSLELAETSGCVSVALPSIGSGLGCFPFKQCELAIVRALKEYCDEKYDDITLQKIHLVNIDDVAVQDMVDAVRQEFGNLGVTHSQQTLPKPPKPSVLQPTGSDLYFYRMQTKERLDIILIKGSIEAAMTEVLVSMISSDLDLNKGAVSKGILRAAGPKLQQLINAQGANGNVGEVIVTEGCNLNSKKVFHAIAPHWDNGQGTAEKCLSGIFKDCLEMAENNNLTSISLPAIGPENLGFPTDLIASLMLDQILEFSKKKHPKHLKRVVIVLHPGDAETIQAFSDAFKKFPNVSGGSSSTKSQRGFFSKLISTSDMHETKMGNVTIQVFVGDITKETTDIIVNSSNESFSLMSGVSKAILEAAGKTVEVECRNLGVKSTLDMKMTQPGNLKCKKILHLVGQSDPVKIKELVKAVLQMCLKTTYTSISFPAIGTGQGNVKARLVADAMLDAVIDVLSQNTFSPLTKIRIVIFQKAMLKDFHSSMQQREAADPKDKGQGTWGGMKALFGLGKQDKDFDIKSLKVDPTCFHICGDTQANVDLAKKLLHDKASQERQTTKIEDNAIRTFSKADHLKIFDMQKTMGISIKIECSTPKPTITIEGLSSDVLNAKAEIIKMISRNRDADIPEHWEPVPANATCQVFTVQAKTSEYAEIRKLFQASSNHTVTKIERIQNPVLWKSLQLKKHKMEVKNGHKMNERRLFHGTCETTVPHINDHGFNRSYAGKNAALYGDGTYFAVNASYSASDTYSKPNQKGEKFMYVCRVLTGDFTLGKKGMVAPPVKNTSTGSTDRYDSVVDNMANPDMFVIFHDDHAYPEYLITFK